The following are encoded in a window of Impatiens glandulifera chromosome 5, dImpGla2.1, whole genome shotgun sequence genomic DNA:
- the LOC124940018 gene encoding patatin-like protein 2, producing the protein MERRSSSFEIHPPTYGKLITILSIDGGGIRGIIPATILTYLEAQLKELDGDDARLADYFDIMAGTSTGGLMTAMLATPNKDRRPLYKAEDITPFYLEHGPKIFPQKRGMFTGLFTQMKMLMGPKYDGKYLHGIIKEKLGDIHISQTLTNIVIPTFDIKSLQPIIFSTFEVKERPFLNAKLSDICISTSAAPTYLPAHTFSTKDKDGNTREFNLIDGGVAANNPTLVATTQVTKEIFAANQDFFPIKPMDFGRFLVISLGTGSAKIEEKYNGKMAAKWGLMSWLLNDGSTPLIDVFSQSSADIVDLHLSVLFQALHSEDKYLRIQDDTLSGTIASVDVSTKENLENLVNTGKNLLKQTVSRVNMETGCSEPIQNGETNELALTRFAKLLSDEKKLRESKSPRPTTPKDVSSSGQER; encoded by the exons atggAGAGAAGATCATCAAGTTTTGAAATTCATCCTCCAACTTATGGAAAACTCATCACCATTCTCAGCATTGATGGTGGTGGTATAAGAGGAATTATCCCGGCCACTATCCTCACTTATCTTGAAGCCCAACTTAAG GAATTGGACGGAGATGATGCGAGGTTGGCGGATTACTTTGACATTATGGCTGGAACTAGTACGGGTGGGCTCATGACGGCTATGTTGGCAACTCCAAACAAAGATCGCCGACCTCTTTATAAGGCGGAAGATATAACGCCTTTCTATCTAGAGCATGGACCAAAAATATTCCCACAAAAGAG AGGAATGTTTACTGGATTGTTTACACAAATGAAGATGTTAATGGGGCCTAAATACGATGGAAAATATCTTCATGGGATTATAAAGGAGAAACTTGGTGACATTCATATCTCTCAAACACTCACTAACATTGTCATTCCTACATTTGATATCAAGAGCCTCCAACCCATCATTTTCTCAACTTTTGAG GTAAAAGAGCGGCCTTTTTTGAATGCAAAATTGTCTGACATATGTATCAGTACATCCGCAGCTCCAACTTATCTTCCTGCTCATACTTTCTCCACGAAAGACAAAGATGGTAACACTCGAGAATTTAATCTAATTGATGGAGGTGTTGCGGCAAATAATCCG ACATTGGTGGCGACTACACAAGTGACCAAAGAGATCTTTGCGGCAAACCAAGATTTCTTTCCCATAAAGCCAATGGATTTCGGTCGGTTCTTGGTGATATCATTGGGAACGGGATCAGCGAAAATAGAAGAGAAATACAATGGAAAAATGGCGGCGAAATGGGGACTTATGAGTTGGTTGCTCAATGATGGATCAACACCTTTGATCGATGTTTTCAGCCAATCGAGCGCTGACATTGTGGATTTACACCTCTCGGTGCTTTTCCAAGCCCTTCACTCCGAAGACAAATATCTTCGCATTCAA GATGACACTTTGTCGGGCACAATTGCTTCGGTTGATGTAtctacaaaagaaaatttggAAAATCTTGTTAATACCGGAAAAAATTTGCTCAAACAAACCGTTTCGCGTGTCAACATGGAAACTGGCTGTTCCGAACCGATTCAAAATGGCGAAACTAATGAACTTGCTTTGAcgag gTTTGCAAAGTTGCTATCAGATGAAAAGAAGTTGAGGGAGTCAAAATCTCCACGTCCAACCACTCCAAAAGATGTTAGCTCTTCTGGTCAAGAACGTTGA